In the Candidatus Margulisiibacteriota bacterium genome, CAGTGAATGGTAATCTTCAGTCTGGTCGCTGGAAATTTTCAGATCAGTGATCATAATTATTATTCTACAACAGGTTTTACCTTATATAAAGGACAACAAGTCGCTAAAAGAACTAATTCATACTGAGTATTTGTAAACTTTTTTTATTGAAAAAATTGCATCGTTCAGGATGTGGCATCATTCCCAATACATTCTTCTTCCGATTAAAAATACCGGCTATACTATTTAAAGAACCGTTAGGATTTGCCTGATCGGTTTCGGAACCCACTTCGTCGACATATTTGAAGGCAATCTGTTCATTATCCTCAAGCTCTTTCAACCCGTCATTATCTATAAAAAAACGACCTTCTCCGTGCGCTATGGGGACTGTTAGGATATCACCGGTCTTATATTTTTTTGTATAAACGCTTTTGTTATTCATAACCTTCAGGTTAATATTTTTACAAATAAACTTCTGGTACTGATTTCTAAGTAAAGCGCCGGGCAGCATTCCGGACTCGGTAAGAATCTGAAAACCGTTGCAGATACCTATTACATATCCACCGTTTTTAGCGAACCTGATAATCTCGGGCATAATTTTGGCGAACTTGGCTATAGCTCCGCAGCGCAGATAATCGCCATAGGAAAATCCTCCAGGTATGATAATCATATCCAGACCTTTGGGTAAAATACCCTCGTCATGCCAGATATACTGCACTTTTTCTTTCAACTCGTCCTTAACTGCGTGATAGCAATCCATATCACAATTGGAACCGGGGAATACAATAACTCCATAATTCATTTATATTTTCTCCAGGGTAAAGCTAAATTTCTCAATAACGGTATTGGTTAAAATTTTCTTGCACATTTCATCAACAGATTGTTTTAAAACTTTTTCATCCTGCTCACCGGATACGAATTCAATATATTTTCCAATCCGTACGTTGGAAATGTCTTTATATTCCAGATGTTCCAGAGCGCGTTGCACTGTTTTTCCCTGCGGATCCAAAACGTCATCTTTTAACAAAATCTGAATCTTTACTTTATACATTTATTAATTTCCTTTCTTCACCTCATCCCCCTTTGAGTTTCCACGTTAATTACTAGCATGGAACTATTCCCCCTTCTCCACTAGTGGAGAAGGGGGCTAGGGGGTTGAGGTTATCCTCTGATCTGTCCGTTACCTTCCACAATATACTTATATGTTGTCAGCTCTCGAAGGCCCATAGGTCCGCGAGCATGCATCTTCTGGGTACTGATGCCTATCTCCGCACCAAAACCGAACTCAAAGCCATCGGTAAAACGTGTAGATGTATTGACCATAATCGCTGCGGCATCTACCTGACTTTTAAAAAGTTCCAGTGTTGTATAATTTTCAGAAATAACAGCTTCCGTATGCAGAGTACCGTATGTATTGATATGCTTAACTGCCTCTTTTATATCTTTAACAATTTTTACCGCGATTTTGTAATCCAGAAACTCTGTTTTATATTCTTCTTCAGTCGCGACTTTAACTTCCTTATCAAATTTTTGAGTTTTTGGACAACCGAAAATTTCGACTTTATTTTTTTTCAATTCCCTAATTATCAACGGCATCATTTCATCGGCAATGTCTTCATGCAGAAGCAATGTTTCCGCCGCATTACAAACACTGGGACGTTGTACCTTGGAATTTATCACTATTGGAACAATTATCTCTTTGCGCGCGTCTTTGTCCACGTAAACATGACAATTGCCGACTCCGGTCTCGATACTGGGGACTGTGGCATTATTAATGACAGTTTCGATAAGGCCGGCCCCTCCTCTGGGAATTACCAAATCAACAAATTCCTTACAGGTAATCAGGTCTTGCACACTTTCTCTCGAAGTATCTTCAATAAGGCCGATTGTGCCTTGAGGAAATCCGGCTTTCGATAAAGCATCATTTAAAACCTGAACTATAGCCTTGTTAGAATTTATAGCGGAGGAAGAACCTCGCAAAATAACTGCATTGGACGATTTCAACGTCAATCCTGCCGCATCTACAGTTACATTAGGTCTTGCTTCATAAATAATACCGATAACTCCAATTGATACACGTTTTTTAATTATTTGCAGACCATTAGGGCGAGTGCTGCCCTCGATAACTTCACCTACAGGATCAGGCAAATCTATAAGCACTTTCAAGCCTTCTGCCATGTTTTCAATACGTTTGACGTTTAAAGCCAATCTGTCGAGCAAAGCTTTGCTCATACCGGCCTTTTCCCCGTTTTTCAGGTCCAACGCATTTTCCTGCAGGATATAGTCCTGCCTGCTCATCAGGTTCTCAGCCATAAACTTAAGTCCACTATTTTTTTGTCCTGTAGTAACTCCGGTCAGGAATAAAGAAACTTCTTTAGCTTTTTTTGCTTTATTAAATACATCTGACATCAGCATTTTTTTCCTTTTATACAAAATGTACCATACATTTTACCATGATATAAATCTTTGAGAATATTCTCTTTTCTGCCATTTGCTATAATTACTTCTATTCCGTTTTCCAAAAGCTGTTTGGCGGAATTTACTTTTGATTTCATCCCTCCCCTGCCCTTGCGCGAAGCATTTGCGCTAAGACTGGCCAACAAATCATCGGAAATTTCAGTCAATTTGGTAATTAACCTGGCATCCTTGTGCGCTCTGGGGTCCAAATCATAAAGCCCGTCTATATCGGTTAAAAAAATCTGCAATCCGGCTCCTAAAAGCAAAGAAACAGTGCAGGACAAATTGTCGTTATCCGAGAACTTGATTTCATCAACAGAAATCGTATCGTTTTCATTAACTATAGGGATTACATCAAGGTCCAGCAAATGCTGAAAAGTATTTTTAGCGTGTTTGGCACGTTCTTTATCCATAAATGCATCACGTGTAAGCAGTACCTGCCCTATTGTAAAACCATGCCGAACGAAAAACTGCTGATAATTCTCCATCAAAATAACCTGACCTACCGCCGCTGCGGCCTGTTTATCAGCTATACTTTCAGGTTTTATCTTCAGCGCTTCGCCACCGCATACTATAGCTCCTGAGGTAACTATAACTACTCTTTTGCCCTGATTTTTCAGGAAAGCTATTTGGCTGACCAAATGTCTCAAGGTATTTAAATCGAGTTTATTGCTCTCGTCAGTGAGTATGTTGGAACCGATTTTAATGACAATCAATTTCTTCTTTGTAAAATCTATCATTTTATTCCACAGTCACGCTCTTAGCCAGATTTCTGGGTTGATCCACATGGCAACCACGAAGTACTGCTGCATAATAAGCCAGCAGTTGCAACGGTATAACCGAAAGTATGGCTGTCAGCTCTTCTTCCGTATCCGGTATATAGATCACATCATCCACTTTTTGTTTTATAGAACTGTCACCTTTGGTAGCAATAGCGATAACAATACCTTTACGTGCTTTAACCTCAGAAATATTACTTAGTATTTTTTCATAACTGCGACCTTTTAAGGCAATAACCACAACAGGCATATTTTCGTCGATCAAGGCGATCGGACCATGTTTCATTTCCGCAGCTGAATAACCCTCAGCATGAATATAAGAAATTTCCTTCATCTTAAGCGCTCCTTCCATGGCTACAGGGAAACCGATACCACGCCCCAGAAAAAGGAAATTGTCTGATTTGTAATATTTATTGGCGATTTTAAATATCTCATCTTCAGATAGAAATACTTCCTTAATTAGCGAAGGAAGTTCAAATAACTGTTTTATCAATCGTGAGCGATCATTTCTGGCGATCAGCCATTTAATTCTGGCCAGATAAATAGAGAACATGTAAAGAGCTGTTATCTGCGCGGTAAATGCCTTGGTAGAAGCAACCCCTATTTCTATTCCTGCTTTTGTATAAATCACACCGTCTGATTCACGGGTAATAGTGCTGCCCTGTACATTACAAATGGAGATAACCATAGCACCTTTGCTTTTGGCCTCGGTCACTGCTGCCAAGGTATCAGCGGTTTCCCCGGACTGACTTATAGCCAGCACCATAGTTTTATTATCAATAATAGGATTGCGATACCTGAACTCAGCCGCGTATTCCACTTCTACGGGTATATGCGCGAGTTTTTCCAGAAAAAATTCTCCTACCAGTCCTGCGTGTAACGATGTCCCGCAAGCTGTGATCACAATTCGATTGATATTTAACAGTTGGAAATAACTTATGTTCAAAGAGTTAAGAGTAATATTACCGGTTTCTATATCGCATCTGCCTTCAATGGTTTTTATAATAGAGTCTGGTTGTTCATGAATCTCTTTCATCATAAAAAAATCATAGGTCCCCTTGCTGACATCCTCAATATTTATTGCACTTTTTACAACTTTTTTTGGCTTCAGATTTCCTTTGAAATCCTTGATATCCAACTGATTTTTAGTAAGAACGGCGTATTCTTCTTCATCCAAATAAAGAATCTGTTTGGTATATTTAAGAATGGGTGAAATATCTGATGAACAGAAGCATTCCTTATCACCAATACCGATAATCAACGGACTACCTTTACGCACTGCGAAAATTTTACCGGGAGCGAATTCTGATACCAGACAAATAGCATAGGAACCATCTAATTGTTTGATAGTTTTTACAAAAGCCAGTTCAATATCTTTTGTTTCTTTGTAATATTTATCAACCAGATGAACTATTACTTCAGAATCGGTTTGTGATCTGAACACGTAACCTTCGTCAATTAATTCCTTTTTTAAAACCTGAAAATTCTCAATAATACCGTTATGTACCAGGGCAATCTTACCGGATTTATTAATATGCGGATGAGCGTTGATTTCCGTAGGCTCGCCATGGGTTGCCCAGCGTGTATGGCCAATACCGACTTTACCATCTATTTTTTTCTCGCTAAGTTTTTCTTCAAGTTGACAAACTTTCCCTATACATTTATAGGTAGACAAGGAACCGTCCAGTATAGAAATTCCTATACTGTCATAACCGCGATACTCAAGTTTCTTCAGGCCGTTAATTATGACGTTAACTGCCGGACGATGTCCTATATAAGCGAATATTCCACACATAACTTATTGTCCCTTTTCAAATTTTTTAAGTAACCTGGCCAGTAAAATATTAGTCCCGGCAATACATTTAGCTGTAGTCACGTCACTGGCATTTAGAGGCGCAGTGCCCGGCTCACAGGACTTTCTAAAATTGCCTATTTCCTTGCAAATCTTGGCTGACGGGCACTCATCGCAGCGAATAACAGGCTCAGCATAAAAGCTCGAACTATACGGTTTATTCTTGGACATTGGAGATGTCTGCGGAATATGATGGAAATCCGGGCTTATATCAACCATGTCCTGTATTTTAGCATAGGAGAAACCTAAATTTCTACTAATATATTCTTAAAACCCTGCTCAACTCTTCAACCGCCTTCGTCAGTATCCGCCTTTGGCTGCGACGCGACTTCAACGCGGCAAGCCTTTCAACGTTAAGCCTACAACCTACCACCTAACACTTATCTCTTAACACACTTTGTCAAGCTCAGCATGACACTACTCAACGACTCCACAATTACACGATTCAACCTTAAACCTTCAACTTTCTACTGTCAGGCTTCGTCTAGCTCTGCATGACCCTTCACTCTTCACTTTTTATCCCTTACCCCTATCTCTTAAACCTTGTTTCTTCCTTTTTACCGCTGGTAATCAGATCTACAACTTCAACCCCCTGCATGAAGCTGTGGTCCATATTGCCGGTTTCATAACGCCACTGACCGAAACGACCGCGACTATAAATATCTTTTTTCTCCAGTGCCGGTATAAGTTCATTTAAAGCTTTATCTCTGGAACATGAAGGTATCGGATATTCATATTCCATTTCAATTACATCGTCGAAAAAAATCAGGTCCTGATCTTTTTCATCAATAAATTTACTTTGCACCAGGCCTTTTATTGTGTCGTTAAGAATAGTTTCTTTATTATGTTTCTTGTAATCCGAATAGGATGTTTCGCACATTAGCAAAAAATGTTTTTTTATGTCAGGCACCATATTCGGAGAATAATTGGACAAATAAGTTACTCTGTAAAAAGGAGAGTCGGTTTCGGGAAAATAGTTCCAGCATTTGGTTTTTTTATCTTCTTCCAATGGCCGGTTAAAACCCAGCGATACGCTGAAAATACCATTATGCAACAGAAGCTCAGCGGTTTTAGCGTATTGATTTTGCAAATCGGAGTTCTTAATTAAAATATCCAGGGGCATTGTATTTATTAAAAGATCATAAGACATCTGCGTACCATCACCTAAAAAAAGTGTTTTGTTTTGCGATTCTATTCTCTCAACTTTGGAATTTAAACGAATATATTTCTTGAAGTTTTCCGCTATGCCTGTAAAAATCGCCCCGGTTCCGCCAAAAAGCGGGAACTTGAACATATTATTAGGCCCCCAGGCTACGTCATCCTGATTAAAAATAATATTTTTAAGTACTCTGTTAATATCAATTACGCTGACCCGTTCGGCTATCCAGTCTTTAGACATCATATTCAGCGGATGGGCCCAAACTTTAAAGTTATAAGGTTTCATAAAATATTTGGCGATACCCGCGCCGAATGTCTGGTCTATCCATTCG is a window encoding:
- the purQ gene encoding phosphoribosylformylglycinamidine synthase subunit PurQ, with translation MNYGVIVFPGSNCDMDCYHAVKDELKEKVQYIWHDEGILPKGLDMIIIPGGFSYGDYLRCGAIAKFAKIMPEIIRFAKNGGYVIGICNGFQILTESGMLPGALLRNQYQKFICKNINLKVMNNKSVYTKKYKTGDILTVPIAHGEGRFFIDNDGLKELEDNEQIAFKYVDEVGSETDQANPNGSLNSIAGIFNRKKNVLGMMPHPERCNFFNKKSLQILSMN
- the purS gene encoding phosphoribosylformylglycinamidine synthase subunit PurS, with the protein product MYKVKIQILLKDDVLDPQGKTVQRALEHLEYKDISNVRIGKYIEFVSGEQDEKVLKQSVDEMCKKILTNTVIEKFSFTLEKI
- a CDS encoding glutamate-5-semialdehyde dehydrogenase, coding for MSDVFNKAKKAKEVSLFLTGVTTGQKNSGLKFMAENLMSRQDYILQENALDLKNGEKAGMSKALLDRLALNVKRIENMAEGLKVLIDLPDPVGEVIEGSTRPNGLQIIKKRVSIGVIGIIYEARPNVTVDAAGLTLKSSNAVILRGSSSAINSNKAIVQVLNDALSKAGFPQGTIGLIEDTSRESVQDLITCKEFVDLVIPRGGAGLIETVINNATVPSIETGVGNCHVYVDKDARKEIIVPIVINSKVQRPSVCNAAETLLLHEDIADEMMPLIIRELKKNKVEIFGCPKTQKFDKEVKVATEEEYKTEFLDYKIAVKIVKDIKEAVKHINTYGTLHTEAVISENYTTLELFKSQVDAAAIMVNTSTRFTDGFEFGFGAEIGISTQKMHARGPMGLRELTTYKYIVEGNGQIRG
- the proB gene encoding glutamate 5-kinase translates to MIDFTKKKLIVIKIGSNILTDESNKLDLNTLRHLVSQIAFLKNQGKRVVIVTSGAIVCGGEALKIKPESIADKQAAAAVGQVILMENYQQFFVRHGFTIGQVLLTRDAFMDKERAKHAKNTFQHLLDLDVIPIVNENDTISVDEIKFSDNDNLSCTVSLLLGAGLQIFLTDIDGLYDLDPRAHKDARLITKLTEISDDLLASLSANASRKGRGGMKSKVNSAKQLLENGIEVIIANGRKENILKDLYHGKMYGTFCIKGKKC
- the glmS gene encoding glutamine--fructose-6-phosphate transaminase (isomerizing); the encoded protein is MCGIFAYIGHRPAVNVIINGLKKLEYRGYDSIGISILDGSLSTYKCIGKVCQLEEKLSEKKIDGKVGIGHTRWATHGEPTEINAHPHINKSGKIALVHNGIIENFQVLKKELIDEGYVFRSQTDSEVIVHLVDKYYKETKDIELAFVKTIKQLDGSYAICLVSEFAPGKIFAVRKGSPLIIGIGDKECFCSSDISPILKYTKQILYLDEEEYAVLTKNQLDIKDFKGNLKPKKVVKSAINIEDVSKGTYDFFMMKEIHEQPDSIIKTIEGRCDIETGNITLNSLNISYFQLLNINRIVITACGTSLHAGLVGEFFLEKLAHIPVEVEYAAEFRYRNPIIDNKTMVLAISQSGETADTLAAVTEAKSKGAMVISICNVQGSTITRESDGVIYTKAGIEIGVASTKAFTAQITALYMFSIYLARIKWLIARNDRSRLIKQLFELPSLIKEVFLSEDEIFKIANKYYKSDNFLFLGRGIGFPVAMEGALKMKEISYIHAEGYSAAEMKHGPIALIDENMPVVVIALKGRSYEKILSNISEVKARKGIVIAIATKGDSSIKQKVDDVIYIPDTEEELTAILSVIPLQLLAYYAAVLRGCHVDQPRNLAKSVTVE
- a CDS encoding FAD-dependent oxidoreductase, yielding MSKKIVIIGAGPTGLGAGYRLKEQGYEDFIILERNSYVGGLAASFKKKDFTVDIGGHVLFSHYPYFDKVVEDSLQGKYLEHQREAWVWIKNKFVPYPFQNNIKYLPPDMIWECVLGLLELGKSAESQNFDEWIDQTFGAGIAKYFMKPYNFKVWAHPLNMMSKDWIAERVSVIDINRVLKNIIFNQDDVAWGPNNMFKFPLFGGTGAIFTGIAENFKKYIRLNSKVERIESQNKTLFLGDGTQMSYDLLINTMPLDILIKNSDLQNQYAKTAELLLHNGIFSVSLGFNRPLEEDKKTKCWNYFPETDSPFYRVTYLSNYSPNMVPDIKKHFLLMCETSYSDYKKHNKETILNDTIKGLVQSKFIDEKDQDLIFFDDVIEMEYEYPIPSCSRDKALNELIPALEKKDIYSRGRFGQWRYETGNMDHSFMQGVEVVDLITSGKKEETRFKR